TACTTATAGTAGATGATGAGATAGATGTAGCTGAATATTTTCGTAGAATTTTTGAAGTTAAAGCTAATCTGCCCTTAGAGGTTTATACTTCCTATAATGCAACTCAAGCCTTAGAATGTTTAAACAGAACAAGAATTGATATTATTCTATCAGATATAAAGATGCCTAAGATTAATGGATTACAAATGTATGAAGAAATAAAAAAACGCTGGCCAAAATGTAAAGTGATCTTTTTAAGTGGAGTATTAGAATTTGATTACGTATATGAATCAATTCAAAACAGAGATGTTCGATATCTGACAAAACTAGAACCAACATCGAAAATAATATCCACAGTAAGAGAAGTCATTGAAGAAATAGAACAAAATTATAAAGAAATTGATGAGATGAAAAAAGTACAAAAACAGATAAGAGAGGCTTTGCCATTATTGCAGAACAACTATATAGAAAGTTTGCTATATGGAATATGTGATTCATATAGTGAGGTTGAAAAAAGGTTTAAGGAGTTAGAGATACCTATTGAGGTTAATAAAACTATAATTATGGTAGGTGGGATATTTGATGATTTGCCTACAGATATTAGTTTATCTCAGCTGGATAAGAATATATATTCTTTGAAAACAATAAGTGATAAATATTTTAGTAAATACTATAATAACGTACATTACATATCCGAGCAAAAATACTCCATATGGCTGCTTCAACAGAAAGATATCAGTTTACCTATAAAAAATCAGCAAGTCAAGTTAAATGGGCTATTAGAATATATTCAAGGTACTATAAGAAAAAATCTCAATATTACTATTACATTTGTTTATGAAACATCTCAGATAGCTCTAAATGATATACCAAGATGTTATAGTAATATAAAAAGAAGGTTGGGTTATAGGTCAAGAAAACTCAATGAGAGCATAATCACATTAGCAGAGTATGATAAAAAAGAATCCACTAGTTCTTATAATGAAAATATTGAAAAATGCTCCAAAGAACTTAATCGAATCAATGAACTTGAAGGATATCTTGAGCTAGGACAACAGGATAATTTCTTTTTACTATTAGCTAAAATGACAGATAGGGTAGTCTATATTGATGACTTTTATAACACTAATGCATTGGAAATTTATTATAGAATATCCTGTGTTCTTCTAAAATATATTAATGAATGGAAAATGAACGATGATCTGGAATCTTTGATTAATCTTAGTAAGTTAACCAATGTACATGAACATGATTCTTGGCATGAAGCAATTGAATACTTAAAAAATCTATCTCAATTAATATTTGATTCTCATTTCAAAAATGAATATATTTGGTCAGATAATGCAATAGCAATAGTACAAAAATATATATTGGAAAATTTGAATAAAGACCTTTCTCTAATTATTCTTGCAGAGCAGGTAAATCTTAATCCTTCTTATTTATCAAGGTTATTTAAAAGTCATACACAGAATAATCTATATGATTATATATTAGATATGCGAATGTTAAAAGCTAAAGACATGTTATTGAAAACAGGTGAAAAAATACAAGATATAGCTATAGCAGTTGGATATGAATCAGCACCATCCTTTACACGAGTTTTCAGAAAATATACAGGAAAAACACCTACAGTCTATAGGGGATAAGTGGCTTTTCCAAAGTAAGTAAAGAAAGGGTAACTAATGTAAACATATGCTCGTTGTGTATTCAATATATAACTTGCTATAATTTTATTGTAGAGAAATAAAATTATAAAAATTAGGAGGGTTTTAAAATGGGTAGAAAATTTTTTACTAAAATGATCTCACTAGTTCTTATTACTTGCATGATGGTTACTTTATTTGCTGGTTGTAAAAAAGAAGAAGGTAAAGAAACTGTCAAAGAGGATACTGACAACAAAAAGGTAACAGAGGAAATTGATCCTTTTGGTAAGTATGAAGAACCAGTTACTATTACAGCAGCTATAAGAACTGCTGGGACTAACCAAATTCCTTTTGAAGGGTCAATGTGGGATAAAAAGTTCAAGGAGTATGGTATTAATGTAGAAATTGCTTGGTCAGCGGATGCAAGTCAATTCGATAATAGATTAAACACGTCGATAGCGTCAGGAGACATACCTGATATCTTACCAGGTATATCAGCTCAACCTATGTCTACACTTGTTAGAGGCGATATGGTATATGATGTGAGTAAAGTATTTGATTATCTATCAACAACTAATAAAAAATGGTTAACAACAGGGGCTGGAGCAGATGCATTAGATAGTGTAACCATTGATGGTAAAGTATGTATTATACCAACTAATGTAACTGATCTTATAAACAATTGTTTTCCTCTTTTTGTAAGGAAAGACTGGCTTGACAATCTAGGGTTAGAAATACCTAAAACAATTGATGACTTCAAAAACGTAGCATTAGAATTCACCAAAAATGATCCTGATAAAAATAACAAGAATGATACATATGGATTAACAATAATGGGACAAACCAATCTAATAATGGACTGGGGTGGATTATATGGCTTCTTTGGTGGCTATGGTGTCCAACCTTGTACTTGGTATGATGGTATGTTGTTCTATTCTAAGGATGATGATGGAAATGTAGTGTGGGATGGAACAAGACCAGAAGTTAAAGAGGGATTACAATTACTTCAAGACCTATATATTGAAGGAGCTATTGCTAGAGATTTCCCAACTATGGATGGGGTAAAAGTTATGGAAGATTTGAATGGCGGAAAAGCTGGTATGGTATTCGGTGTTAGAGGACTTCCTATGTGGGCAATCAACAAAACTATACTTAATGATCCAAAAGCAGAATGGTATGCAATGAATATGCCAACAAAAGATGGTTCTCATGCTCCAATCTTTGCATTTCAACCAGTTAATACAGGATATGCTATATCAAAAAAATGTAAGCATCCTGAAGCAGTAATTAAAATGTTAAATATTGCTACTGCAATGACTGATCCTGAAAGTCCTATGTTTAATCCAGATTTCAGAGATACTACTGTATCTGGTCCATCAATAATTGGTATAACTAATCCATCATATGAAAGAGTATCTAATGAAAGTTTATTTGAAGCATTGGAAAAGAAAGATAAAACAAATATAGATAAATATATGGTAGATAATTATGATAAAGTAATGGAATATATTGATACAAAAGATCCAGAGTTATGGAGATTCTGGAATGCATATTATCCAGAAGAAGGTCATGCGTGGTATTTAACATTTGGTCTTAACAAGCCAGATATGCTTAAGAAAAATGAATGGTGGGCTTTACCAACAGATTCAATGTTATCATATCTGCCAATTTACAAGAAGCTCGCTGAAGAAACTATGACTAAGATAATAACCAATAATGCACCTGTTAGTGATTGGGATAAGATGGTTGATGAATGGAACGAATTAGGCGGGGATAAAATTACTGAAGAGGTACAAAATGCATTAAAATAAAAGATTAGAGTTATAAGGTAATTATTTATTAGGAGGTAGTACATTTGATAGGACAAAAAATAAATGCAAACAGATTCTCTCACAGATCAAATTATTCTCAGAGTAAATTCAAGAAACAATTACCCTTACACATGATGATGCTTATTCCAGTGATACTAGTAATTATATATTGTTATGGTCCTATGTTAGGTATATTAATATCATTTCAAGATTATGTACCATCTACTAAAGGTTTCTTTTACTCACTTATAAATGGAAAGTGGATAGGACTTGATATGTTTAAATATATCTTCAAGATGCCTGATTTTCCATCTATAGTTTGGAACACTTTTTTTATTGCTACAATGAAAATAGTTGCAAAGATAATATTCCCTTTGATATTTGCTCTACTGCTCAATGAAGTTAAAAGAAGTTGGTTCAAGAAATCAGTACAAACTATAACATTTTTACCTTATTTCTTGTCATGGGTTATATTGGGAGGTATTTTATTAGAGATTTTTTCACCACGTACGGGTATTGTAAATCAAATAATTGGTTGTTTTGGGATGGAAGCCAAATATTTCTTTGGTGACCCAAAAACATTTCCTTATATGCTTGTTCTTACTGATCTTTGGAAGGATATAGGTTTTAATACTATAATTTTGTTAGCAGCGCTGACTTCAATAGATCCAACATTGTATGAAGCAGCAGCAATTGATGGGGCAGGCAGGTTGAAACAGACTCTGCATATAACTCTTCCAGGTATTTCAAGTATCGTTGTATTGATAGCTATATTAGGATTGGGAAATATCATGAATGCTGGTTTTGATCAAATATTTGTTTTGTATGGTCCATCAGTATATTCAACAGGTGATATTATTGATACTTATACGTATAGAATGGGGATAAACAATGGACAATTCTCGTTAGCAACTGCGGTAGGATTATTCAAATCAGTAGTATCATTTGTGATGTTGACAATTTCTTATTGGATTGCAAACAAATATAGTGATTACAGAATATTTTAAAGGAGGTAGTACCATGAAGCAGAAAACAAAGAATGATATATTGATGGGAAATTCTACTTCACGTAAAGTGTTTGTAACTATAAATACTATATTGCTAATAACAATAACTTTTATAACAATACTTCCCATAATACATATAATATCATTATCTTTTAGTTCAACACAAGCGGCAGAAGGTGGTCTTGTAGGTTTACTTCCTGTTCAGTTTTCACTTAAGGCCTATGAATCAATATTAGGTAAAACCAGTTTCTATAAAGCATTGATGATATCTGTAAAACGTGTACTTATAGGGGTTCCTTTTAGTTTGTTATGTACTATTTTAGTGGCTTATCCTCTATCAAAGGAAAAGAATAAATTTTCAGCGAGAAAAGTTTATGTTTGGTTTTTCATTATAACAATGTTATTTAATGGTGGTTTGATACCAACTTATATAATTGTAAAATCCACTGGAATAATGAATAAGATTTGGGCTCTAATTCTACCAAGTGCAGTATCAGTCTTTAATATATTGATATTGATGAACTTTTTTAGAGAATTGCCAAAAGAATTAGAAGAAGCAGCACTCATTGATGGAGCAGGTCATACGTCTATACTTACTAAGATATACTTACCTCTTGCAAAACCTGCTCTAGCTACATTAGTATTGTTTATATTTGTATTTCATTGGAATTCATGGTTCGATGGCTTGATGTACATTAATAATATAGAGAAGATACCATTACAAACTTATTTACAACAAATATTGACTATGCCAGATACCAGATTCATGTCTGCTGATCAATTACAAGAATTAGGTAATGCAAGTAGAAGAACCAATAATGCTGCACAGATAATTATTTCAACTATTCCTATTATGATTATATATCCGTTCTTACAAAAATATTATACAACAGGACTTGTTTTGGGAAGCGTAAAATCATAATCTTAGTTATATGTAATGATGAATTTATAAATGAATAAAATGCTTATTATTGAGATAGGGGCTTATATAGCCCCTATTTAAGTTGTATGAAACAAATATGAAATGCCAGTGGTGTAAGCTCCTATTAAAAGATCATAGATAGGCTGATTTCTAACCCATCAAAGATATTTGACCTATATACACCAGTTTTATCTATTGTATTACATTTTTGAACTTGCTTATTATTGAAATTCCATTGAACAACGTTTTTATTTTTGGTATCAAAGATAACATACTCTTTAATTCCTGATTGTAAATATAGATTGAGCTTTTTCACCAAATCATTGTTTCTTGTAGATGGAGAAGTAACTTCAACAATCAAATCAGGTATTCCGAAATATCTGTCACTTCGTATATTTTCATGGTCACACATAACGAATATATCTGGTTGTACAATATCTTTTGTTGGAGAATTATTAAAATATATATCATATGGTCCTACATAAGGCTTGCATTTCTTATCTTTGAAATAAGTATGAAACTCACCAATTATACAGGATATAATATGCTGATGTGTATGGCTAGGTGGAATCAGTTGATAAACGACTCCATCAAGATATTCAAACCTTCCATCAGTGTTTTTGTATACTTCAATAAATTCATCGTATGTAATTTCCGAGTTATCATATATATAGTCGCCACTACCATCTTTTATTATATCTCTATACTTGGAATATTTTGTTAGTATGGCGACAGGTTTTTTGTTTCTTGTAATTACTATATCTTCTTTTTGTACAAGGTCAAGATATTTGCCAAAATTAGTTTTAATATCTGTAGAATTAACTACCATAATAAACACTCCTAATCA
The window above is part of the Vallitalea guaymasensis genome. Proteins encoded here:
- a CDS encoding extracellular solute-binding protein, whose protein sequence is MGRKFFTKMISLVLITCMMVTLFAGCKKEEGKETVKEDTDNKKVTEEIDPFGKYEEPVTITAAIRTAGTNQIPFEGSMWDKKFKEYGINVEIAWSADASQFDNRLNTSIASGDIPDILPGISAQPMSTLVRGDMVYDVSKVFDYLSTTNKKWLTTGAGADALDSVTIDGKVCIIPTNVTDLINNCFPLFVRKDWLDNLGLEIPKTIDDFKNVALEFTKNDPDKNNKNDTYGLTIMGQTNLIMDWGGLYGFFGGYGVQPCTWYDGMLFYSKDDDGNVVWDGTRPEVKEGLQLLQDLYIEGAIARDFPTMDGVKVMEDLNGGKAGMVFGVRGLPMWAINKTILNDPKAEWYAMNMPTKDGSHAPIFAFQPVNTGYAISKKCKHPEAVIKMLNIATAMTDPESPMFNPDFRDTTVSGPSIIGITNPSYERVSNESLFEALEKKDKTNIDKYMVDNYDKVMEYIDTKDPELWRFWNAYYPEEGHAWYLTFGLNKPDMLKKNEWWALPTDSMLSYLPIYKKLAEETMTKIITNNAPVSDWDKMVDEWNELGGDKITEEVQNALK
- a CDS encoding carbohydrate ABC transporter permease; the encoded protein is MKQKTKNDILMGNSTSRKVFVTINTILLITITFITILPIIHIISLSFSSTQAAEGGLVGLLPVQFSLKAYESILGKTSFYKALMISVKRVLIGVPFSLLCTILVAYPLSKEKNKFSARKVYVWFFIITMLFNGGLIPTYIIVKSTGIMNKIWALILPSAVSVFNILILMNFFRELPKELEEAALIDGAGHTSILTKIYLPLAKPALATLVLFIFVFHWNSWFDGLMYINNIEKIPLQTYLQQILTMPDTRFMSADQLQELGNASRRTNNAAQIIISTIPIMIIYPFLQKYYTTGLVLGSVKS
- a CDS encoding response regulator transcription factor, encoding MYRLLIVDDEIDVAEYFRRIFEVKANLPLEVYTSYNATQALECLNRTRIDIILSDIKMPKINGLQMYEEIKKRWPKCKVIFLSGVLEFDYVYESIQNRDVRYLTKLEPTSKIISTVREVIEEIEQNYKEIDEMKKVQKQIREALPLLQNNYIESLLYGICDSYSEVEKRFKELEIPIEVNKTIIMVGGIFDDLPTDISLSQLDKNIYSLKTISDKYFSKYYNNVHYISEQKYSIWLLQQKDISLPIKNQQVKLNGLLEYIQGTIRKNLNITITFVYETSQIALNDIPRCYSNIKRRLGYRSRKLNESIITLAEYDKKESTSSYNENIEKCSKELNRINELEGYLELGQQDNFFLLLAKMTDRVVYIDDFYNTNALEIYYRISCVLLKYINEWKMNDDLESLINLSKLTNVHEHDSWHEAIEYLKNLSQLIFDSHFKNEYIWSDNAIAIVQKYILENLNKDLSLIILAEQVNLNPSYLSRLFKSHTQNNLYDYILDMRMLKAKDMLLKTGEKIQDIAIAVGYESAPSFTRVFRKYTGKTPTVYRG
- a CDS encoding ABC transporter permease, giving the protein MIGQKINANRFSHRSNYSQSKFKKQLPLHMMMLIPVILVIIYCYGPMLGILISFQDYVPSTKGFFYSLINGKWIGLDMFKYIFKMPDFPSIVWNTFFIATMKIVAKIIFPLIFALLLNEVKRSWFKKSVQTITFLPYFLSWVILGGILLEIFSPRTGIVNQIIGCFGMEAKYFFGDPKTFPYMLVLTDLWKDIGFNTIILLAALTSIDPTLYEAAAIDGAGRLKQTLHITLPGISSIVVLIAILGLGNIMNAGFDQIFVLYGPSVYSTGDIIDTYTYRMGINNGQFSLATAVGLFKSVVSFVMLTISYWIANKYSDYRIF
- a CDS encoding type II toxin-antitoxin system Phd/YefM family antitoxin encodes the protein MVVNSTDIKTNFGKYLDLVQKEDIVITRNKKPVAILTKYSKYRDIIKDGSGDYIYDNSEITYDEFIEVYKNTDGRFEYLDGVVYQLIPPSHTHQHIISCIIGEFHTYFKDKKCKPYVGPYDIYFNNSPTKDIVQPDIFVMCDHENIRSDRYFGIPDLIVEVTSPSTRNNDLVKKLNLYLQSGIKEYVIFDTKNKNVVQWNFNNKQVQKCNTIDKTGVYRSNIFDGLEISLSMIF